In Persicimonas caeni, a single window of DNA contains:
- a CDS encoding jacalin family lectin, translating into MRQTLPTLIAAALLTAAFAPASMAQDKVQKPTKPASTSSAEMVVDYNGTLQDENAKPVSGVFHLEFKLYDGQHAKRSSWNERHFVAVVDGVYTVPLGSAKSLERSLVPKDAWIGVELVGEGELLRDRFALSDGGSQASKGVDDIAISDETRKLLESAQTNSKIAFADVAERAVTADKAEVAVRAQQIGDLSADELEKKAEVALERLGEHIADPDAHSATGGIRLDGERAVQKRVGGPGGAPYQVNCPPGYVVTGIKGGAGKLIDSVQLICQKLR; encoded by the coding sequence ATGCGACAAACACTGCCAACCCTCATCGCCGCAGCGCTGCTCACTGCGGCGTTTGCGCCGGCCTCGATGGCCCAGGATAAGGTCCAGAAGCCAACGAAGCCGGCGTCCACCAGCAGCGCCGAAATGGTCGTCGACTACAACGGCACGCTCCAAGACGAGAACGCCAAGCCAGTAAGCGGCGTCTTCCACTTGGAGTTCAAGCTTTACGACGGTCAGCACGCCAAACGTTCGTCCTGGAACGAACGCCACTTCGTGGCGGTCGTCGATGGCGTCTATACGGTGCCGCTGGGCAGCGCGAAGTCCCTCGAGCGCAGCCTGGTGCCCAAAGACGCGTGGATTGGCGTCGAACTTGTCGGTGAAGGTGAGTTGCTGCGCGACCGCTTCGCTTTGTCCGACGGCGGCTCGCAAGCCTCGAAAGGCGTCGACGACATCGCCATTTCCGACGAGACCCGCAAGCTGCTGGAGAGCGCTCAAACCAACAGCAAGATTGCGTTTGCTGACGTTGCCGAGCGCGCTGTGACCGCCGACAAGGCCGAGGTGGCGGTGCGCGCCCAGCAAATCGGCGATCTGAGCGCCGACGAGTTGGAGAAGAAAGCAGAGGTGGCACTGGAGCGCCTCGGCGAGCATATCGCTGACCCCGACGCGCATTCGGCGACCGGAGGCATTCGCCTCGACGGTGAACGCGCGGTTCAAAAGCGCGTCGGTGGCCCGGGCGGCGCGCCCTATCAGGTCAACTGCCCTCCCGGATATGTCGTCACCGGCATCAAGGGAGGCGCTGGCAAGCTCATCGACAGTGTCCAACTCATCTGCCAGAAGCTTCGATGA
- the dprA gene encoding DNA-processing protein DprA codes for MAHQDDIFIIEKGAPEYPARLLDLDNPPEQLYVRGSLRWLAYMKTVAIVGSRKATVRGVRLARRIAKDLAEAGVVVISGGALGVDAAAHRGCLEGKAPTISVLAGGVDRPTPVRNADVFANIIGRGALVSEYPPGTRPRPFYFHRRNDLIAALGDATLVVRAKVSSGTMITARAARKLERPLCALPGELDDPLVKGCLELLVEGAQCVRNAADILEHVLEVPAARAQLNLRVATKPSRPNGAQTRASPDEESSEQAAIVPSSLSEDGLALYKAIREMAGAGGEGVGVDQLKRQLEWSAARLNSALLEAELAGCICKRAGANVYRPC; via the coding sequence ATGGCCCATCAGGACGATATTTTCATCATCGAGAAAGGCGCACCGGAGTATCCGGCGCGCCTGCTCGACCTCGACAACCCACCCGAACAACTCTATGTGCGCGGATCATTGCGCTGGTTGGCGTATATGAAGACCGTCGCCATTGTGGGGAGCCGCAAGGCGACGGTGCGCGGGGTACGCCTGGCGCGTCGGATTGCCAAGGATTTGGCCGAGGCTGGCGTTGTCGTCATCAGCGGTGGGGCGCTGGGCGTCGATGCCGCAGCCCACCGTGGCTGTCTGGAAGGCAAGGCGCCGACTATTTCAGTTCTGGCAGGTGGCGTCGATCGGCCCACGCCAGTGCGCAACGCCGATGTCTTCGCGAACATCATCGGCCGGGGCGCGCTGGTGAGCGAGTATCCGCCGGGCACTCGCCCGCGCCCGTTTTACTTTCACCGACGAAACGACCTCATTGCCGCGCTGGGCGACGCTACCCTGGTGGTACGCGCGAAGGTTTCGAGCGGCACGATGATCACCGCGCGTGCGGCTCGGAAGCTCGAGCGCCCCCTCTGTGCACTGCCTGGCGAACTCGACGATCCACTGGTCAAGGGGTGTCTAGAACTCCTTGTCGAGGGCGCCCAGTGTGTGCGCAACGCCGCCGACATCCTGGAGCACGTCTTGGAGGTGCCCGCGGCGCGCGCGCAATTGAACCTCAGAGTTGCCACAAAGCCATCACGTCCAAATGGTGCACAGACTCGAGCGTCCCCCGATGAGGAATCCTCCGAGCAAGCTGCCATTGTACCGTCGTCACTCTCTGAGGACGGGCTCGCTCTCTACAAAGCAATTCGGGAGATGGCCGGCGCAGGAGGCGAGGGCGTGGGCGTCGATCAACTCAAGCGCCAGCTCGAGTGGTCCGCCGCCAGGCTCAACTCGGCGCTACTGGAGGCCGAGTTGGCTGGTTGCATCTGCAAACGCGCGGGAGCCAACGTCTACCGCCCATGCTGA
- a CDS encoding adenylosuccinate synthase, with protein sequence MAANVVIGAQWGDEGKGKVVDLYTEFADVVVRFQGGNNAGHTLVVERDGEVQKTVLHLIPSGILHGSKTCVIGQGVVLDPEVLLQEIDALRERGFLERDEQLLISEDASVIMPYHRLLDILREKAKGDDKIGTTGRGIGPCYEDKVGRRSVFVRDLLDEERLRAKLEANLAEKNVLLEWHGEDALEVDALVESMLNYGRRIEPFVGDANRFVYDQVSRGRNVLFEGAQGTLLDIGLGTYPFVTSSHTTSGGVCVGAGIAPSQIDGVTGITKAYCTRVGAGPFPTELDDEIGQHLRDTGNEYGSTTGRPRRCGWIDAAALRYAARVNGFTGLAVTKLDVLSGIDTVKICVGYTDPDGNEYDEPPMDPQVLETLVPVYEEVAGWSEDISGVRVRDELPHEAKHFLSRLQTILEVPITLVSVGPKRAETIVVQNIYR encoded by the coding sequence ATGGCAGCAAATGTGGTCATTGGCGCCCAGTGGGGCGATGAAGGAAAGGGCAAGGTCGTCGACCTCTACACCGAGTTCGCCGACGTGGTCGTGCGTTTCCAGGGTGGAAACAACGCCGGCCATACCCTCGTGGTCGAGCGCGACGGTGAGGTTCAAAAGACCGTGCTCCACCTGATCCCCAGCGGCATCTTGCACGGCTCGAAGACCTGCGTGATCGGCCAAGGCGTGGTGCTCGACCCGGAGGTCCTCCTCCAGGAGATCGACGCGCTGCGCGAGCGAGGGTTTCTCGAGCGCGACGAGCAGCTTCTTATTTCGGAAGACGCCAGCGTGATCATGCCCTACCACCGCTTGCTCGACATCCTGCGCGAGAAGGCCAAGGGCGATGACAAGATCGGTACGACCGGACGCGGCATCGGACCGTGTTACGAGGACAAGGTCGGTCGCCGCTCGGTGTTTGTGCGCGACCTGCTCGACGAGGAGCGGCTGCGCGCCAAGCTGGAGGCGAACCTGGCCGAAAAGAACGTGCTGCTCGAGTGGCACGGGGAAGATGCCCTGGAGGTCGACGCGCTCGTCGAGTCGATGCTCAACTACGGCCGCCGAATCGAGCCGTTCGTCGGCGATGCTAACCGCTTTGTCTACGACCAGGTCTCCCGGGGCCGAAACGTGCTTTTCGAAGGCGCGCAGGGAACCCTGCTCGACATTGGCCTGGGGACCTACCCGTTCGTGACCTCGAGCCACACCACCAGTGGCGGGGTGTGCGTGGGCGCCGGCATCGCCCCGTCTCAGATCGACGGGGTGACCGGGATCACCAAGGCGTATTGCACGCGCGTGGGCGCCGGTCCGTTTCCCACCGAACTCGACGACGAGATTGGCCAGCATCTGCGCGACACCGGCAACGAATACGGCAGCACCACCGGGCGGCCGCGCCGTTGCGGTTGGATCGACGCGGCCGCGCTTCGCTACGCCGCGCGCGTCAACGGCTTTACCGGCCTGGCGGTGACCAAGCTCGATGTGCTCTCGGGCATCGACACGGTCAAAATCTGTGTCGGCTACACCGACCCCGACGGAAACGAGTACGACGAACCGCCGATGGACCCGCAGGTCCTCGAGACGCTCGTGCCCGTGTACGAGGAAGTGGCCGGTTGGAGCGAGGATATCAGCGGGGTGCGCGTTCGCGACGAGCTTCCTCACGAGGCCAAGCACTTCCTGAGTCGCCTGCAGACCATCTTGGAGGTGCCTATCACGCTTGTGTCGGTCGGCCCCAAGCGTGCCGAGACGATCGTCGTGCAAAACATTTACCGGTAG
- a CDS encoding pyridoxal-phosphate-dependent aminotransferase family protein gives MDRQFLLAPGPTPVPEEARLAMAKSLIHHRGQEFRVVFGEVRERLGWLFETEQPVLTVTASGTGTFEAAMINFTKRSDTIICIGGGKFGERWGEIGRAYGMNVVDLDVEWGEAVDPQQVADALDAHPDCAMVTLTASETSTGVLHPFEEVAEVIHDKSDALFAVDGITAVGVHRVPMDASGIDILVAGSQKAFGIPPGLGFVAASERAWERAADSDHPRYYFDLAREKKKQLDDQTAFTPGITQIIAAQVVLRMMVEEGRDALVARHQVNADATRAGVQALGLELLASRPANSVSAVLVPEGFSGPDVVRTMLDKHGATIAGGQAHLKPRLFRIGHIGFFDRSDILNALSALELTLEELGMDVERGRAVAAAQGVYADNLL, from the coding sequence ATGGACAGACAGTTCCTACTGGCGCCTGGCCCCACCCCGGTCCCCGAAGAGGCCCGGCTGGCGATGGCCAAAAGCCTCATTCACCACCGCGGCCAAGAGTTTCGCGTCGTCTTCGGAGAGGTTCGCGAGCGCCTCGGTTGGCTCTTCGAGACCGAGCAGCCGGTCTTGACGGTGACCGCGAGCGGCACAGGCACGTTCGAAGCGGCCATGATTAACTTCACCAAGCGCTCCGACACGATCATCTGCATCGGCGGCGGAAAGTTCGGTGAGCGATGGGGAGAGATTGGGCGCGCCTACGGGATGAACGTGGTCGATCTCGACGTCGAATGGGGAGAAGCGGTCGACCCCCAACAAGTCGCCGATGCGCTCGACGCCCACCCCGACTGCGCCATGGTCACCCTGACGGCCAGTGAGACGTCGACTGGGGTGCTCCATCCGTTCGAAGAGGTCGCCGAAGTCATCCACGACAAGAGCGATGCACTCTTTGCCGTCGACGGCATTACCGCCGTGGGCGTGCACCGGGTTCCGATGGATGCCTCGGGCATCGATATTTTGGTGGCAGGCTCCCAAAAAGCCTTCGGCATTCCGCCCGGGCTCGGCTTTGTAGCCGCCAGCGAACGCGCATGGGAACGCGCCGCCGACTCCGATCACCCGCGCTATTATTTCGACCTGGCGCGCGAGAAGAAGAAACAACTCGACGACCAGACCGCCTTTACCCCCGGGATCACCCAAATCATCGCCGCTCAGGTGGTGCTGCGGATGATGGTCGAGGAGGGGCGCGACGCGCTCGTCGCGCGCCATCAGGTCAATGCAGACGCCACCCGCGCCGGGGTCCAGGCGCTCGGACTCGAGTTGCTGGCCAGTCGGCCGGCCAACTCCGTGTCTGCAGTGTTGGTCCCGGAGGGCTTTTCTGGCCCCGATGTGGTGCGTACGATGCTCGACAAGCACGGGGCGACCATCGCCGGCGGCCAGGCGCATCTCAAACCTCGACTTTTCCGCATCGGTCATATTGGCTTTTTCGACCGAAGCGACATACTCAATGCGCTCAGCGCATTGGAACTGACGCTCGAAGAGCTCGGCATGGATGTCGAGCGGGGCCGGGCGGTTGCCGCGGCCCAGGGCGTCTACGCCGATAACTTACTCTGA
- a CDS encoding transglycosylase SLT domain-containing protein, protein MSHRRLSLAFALAASLTLSASSASAQLPNASVLPPAFCPSSACGQGMQLYALEKYAEAAKAWEKAQTALPKDESTWRTRVDLLILSANAHEMAADYTRAGMSYLKASRLDESLRPYLQFKAAETLVQSPEPPRDALERIVEAKVLERGYPGSEFVAARLEAFLKDGMLSAKRAEAALTSEEREATCQWLSAMLVDETKPKGGKRNKPGAEWAKLADLTYGNCLPEQLHADFEKTPVKPSDSMQLERAERWYGAVRFPEAFDELEKVDLKKLDKTEQCRTHFRRGRTLYRLRKRTKSIQAYEKVIDKCKTEANVDERVSALYAVGKMLFWRDKFDTSKARFETLLKDYPKRSHADDALLYLARIAREQKKPKQEEKIVERALREYPDGDMAHEIVWEYLEGSYRAGKHKEFLAKLDRLKMPEFDAQYFSQGRLEYFSGQAWKALGREKNAAEAWQEAWSKYPFSFYGYVARQRLLEEGKTPASLDDGVQMQVADWFLDTKWQTSGAERLVQLGRYGMAAEVERARLNNGERSDADRWRLAYLEHLAGRYPVSHNIARRGVRGRPWAHPEAGRHVRWTIAWPNPFATDIRRAVVAEARQATDKETVDPALPAAIMREESSFIEDIESWAGALGLMQLMPATAKGHDDDIEGVATPAKLKTSLVNIRVGVDHLYYLARRFDSHPVLMTAAYNAGGGAVSKWLRRNKAKDIAIFVEDIPYDQTRNYTKRVIGSYGAYQWLNGIRTLDPTVVRDP, encoded by the coding sequence ATGTCTCACCGTCGTTTGTCGCTCGCGTTTGCGCTCGCGGCTTCTTTGACTCTCAGCGCGAGCAGCGCGTCGGCTCAATTGCCGAACGCGTCGGTCTTGCCGCCGGCATTTTGTCCGTCGTCGGCGTGTGGTCAGGGAATGCAACTGTACGCGCTCGAGAAGTACGCCGAGGCGGCGAAGGCCTGGGAGAAGGCGCAAACGGCGCTGCCCAAAGACGAGTCGACCTGGCGCACGCGCGTCGACTTGTTGATCTTGTCGGCCAACGCGCACGAGATGGCCGCCGATTATACCCGCGCGGGCATGAGCTATCTGAAGGCGAGCCGGCTCGACGAGTCGCTTCGGCCCTACCTGCAGTTCAAGGCCGCCGAGACGCTGGTGCAGTCGCCCGAGCCCCCGAGGGACGCGCTCGAGCGGATTGTGGAGGCAAAGGTCCTCGAGCGCGGCTACCCGGGCTCGGAGTTCGTCGCCGCTCGCCTCGAGGCTTTCTTGAAGGATGGCATGCTGTCGGCAAAGCGCGCCGAAGCGGCTTTGACCAGCGAGGAGCGCGAGGCGACCTGTCAGTGGCTGTCGGCCATGCTCGTCGACGAGACCAAGCCGAAGGGTGGCAAGCGCAACAAACCGGGCGCCGAGTGGGCCAAACTCGCCGATTTGACCTACGGCAACTGCCTTCCGGAGCAACTGCACGCCGACTTCGAGAAAACGCCCGTCAAACCGTCCGATTCGATGCAACTCGAGCGCGCCGAGCGTTGGTACGGCGCGGTTCGCTTTCCCGAGGCGTTCGACGAGCTCGAAAAGGTCGACCTGAAGAAGCTCGACAAGACCGAGCAATGCCGCACACACTTTCGCCGTGGACGCACGCTCTACCGGCTGCGCAAGCGCACAAAGTCGATTCAGGCCTACGAGAAGGTCATCGACAAATGCAAGACCGAGGCAAACGTCGACGAGCGTGTCAGCGCCCTGTACGCCGTGGGCAAAATGCTCTTCTGGCGCGACAAATTCGACACCTCCAAAGCGCGTTTCGAGACCCTCCTGAAGGACTACCCGAAGCGAAGCCACGCCGACGACGCCCTGCTCTACTTGGCGCGTATCGCCCGTGAGCAGAAGAAGCCCAAACAAGAAGAGAAAATCGTCGAGCGCGCTCTTCGCGAGTATCCCGACGGCGACATGGCCCACGAGATCGTGTGGGAGTACCTCGAGGGCTCGTACCGCGCCGGCAAGCACAAGGAGTTTCTGGCCAAGCTCGACCGCCTCAAGATGCCCGAGTTCGACGCCCAGTACTTCAGCCAGGGCCGCCTCGAGTATTTCTCGGGCCAAGCCTGGAAAGCGCTCGGACGCGAGAAGAACGCCGCTGAGGCGTGGCAAGAGGCATGGTCAAAGTATCCCTTTAGCTTTTACGGCTACGTCGCTCGCCAGCGCCTCCTCGAAGAAGGCAAGACGCCGGCGTCACTCGACGACGGCGTTCAGATGCAGGTCGCCGATTGGTTCCTCGACACCAAGTGGCAAACTTCGGGCGCGGAGCGCCTCGTGCAACTCGGCCGCTACGGCATGGCAGCCGAGGTCGAGCGCGCCCGTCTGAACAACGGTGAGCGCAGCGACGCCGACCGCTGGCGGCTGGCGTACCTGGAACACCTGGCGGGGCGTTATCCCGTGAGCCACAACATCGCGCGGCGCGGCGTACGCGGCCGCCCCTGGGCACATCCAGAGGCTGGGCGTCACGTACGCTGGACGATCGCGTGGCCCAACCCGTTCGCCACCGACATTCGACGAGCCGTCGTCGCCGAAGCCCGCCAAGCGACGGACAAAGAGACGGTCGACCCGGCGCTTCCGGCCGCGATCATGCGCGAGGAGTCGAGTTTTATCGAGGATATCGAGTCTTGGGCGGGCGCGCTCGGATTGATGCAACTCATGCCCGCGACGGCCAAGGGCCACGACGACGACATCGAAGGCGTAGCGACGCCCGCCAAGCTCAAGACGTCGCTCGTCAACATTCGCGTGGGTGTCGATCACCTGTACTACCTGGCGCGGCGCTTCGACAGCCACCCTGTGCTGATGACCGCGGCCTACAACGCGGGCGGCGGCGCCGTGTCGAAGTGGCTGCGTCGCAACAAGGCCAAGGATATCGCCATTTTCGTCGAGGACATCCCCTACGACCAGACGCGCAACTACACCAAGCGGGTCATCGGCAGCTACGGGGCGTACCAGTGGCTCAACGGGATCCGCACTCTCGACCCGACGGTCGTGCGCGATCCGTAA
- a CDS encoding ATP-binding response regulator produces the protein MIDVEPHGMNVMSQVRSHFPVAPVVMVGDQDDAPALLEALRQGLERYIMRVEDEEMFVRLASQVVYGVLEQSVEPPNMEMPSAEQMHRYAHYHHILHPFFVVGPGKRVLYLNAAAERLAWKLVGQSPVIGESVTDGPLAQLGEPFDHQLGEALEGRESIVRYEFEGVADPVMRSVHCQPLTTSNDRTVATSIAIHQQTPPEVARSRTLRAIGRFAGGLAHDINNLLNVMMVQSELLRAYLGEPSAPVEKCLDRITAAVDDGSELTREMLAISHEPLTHRVSVQLNPMIEAFEPQLRGKLQAGQRLRLDLQPDLPPVEADPQQIEQLIGNLVQNAVDTGADELEILIRTALLEPDEAKPPPRGLEARCWLELTISDTGPGMHPKLHSRAFEPFFTTRRGQGHSGLGLTIVHAIVEQLKGSIFVDSEPGQGAVFTVYLPAADWPAEAEENDQPEEAPAIESSPATVLLVEDEEDLRLPFCEALSQRGYNVLEARDVATARDFIKEHGDDIDLVITDVVMPGGSGVELVRECLDQFPEVKVIFVSGYTADVLEETGGQLEVDYVFLAKPVSLRRLTSAAEQLLAKAARADESRSSDGRDKHDG, from the coding sequence TTGATCGACGTCGAGCCCCACGGCATGAACGTCATGTCGCAGGTGCGCAGCCACTTTCCGGTCGCCCCGGTGGTGATGGTCGGAGATCAGGATGACGCGCCCGCTTTGCTCGAGGCCCTGCGCCAGGGGCTCGAGCGCTATATTATGCGGGTCGAAGACGAAGAGATGTTCGTGCGACTCGCCAGCCAGGTCGTCTACGGCGTGCTCGAACAAAGTGTCGAGCCGCCCAACATGGAGATGCCTTCGGCCGAGCAGATGCATCGGTACGCGCACTACCACCATATCCTGCACCCGTTTTTCGTTGTGGGTCCGGGCAAGCGCGTCCTCTACCTCAATGCTGCTGCCGAACGGCTGGCCTGGAAGCTCGTCGGCCAAAGCCCGGTCATCGGTGAGAGCGTGACTGACGGGCCCTTGGCACAGCTGGGCGAGCCGTTCGACCACCAGCTGGGTGAAGCGCTCGAGGGACGCGAGTCGATTGTACGCTACGAATTCGAGGGCGTGGCCGATCCGGTGATGCGAAGCGTGCACTGTCAGCCGCTGACCACCAGCAATGACCGCACGGTGGCCACGTCGATTGCCATCCACCAGCAGACGCCTCCGGAGGTCGCGCGCTCGCGCACGTTGCGGGCCATCGGTCGCTTTGCGGGGGGACTCGCCCACGACATCAACAACTTGCTCAACGTCATGATGGTGCAGTCGGAGCTGCTTCGCGCCTATCTGGGCGAACCTTCCGCTCCCGTCGAAAAGTGCTTGGACCGCATCACGGCGGCGGTCGACGATGGAAGCGAGCTGACCCGCGAGATGCTGGCCATCAGCCACGAGCCACTCACGCACCGCGTGTCGGTGCAACTCAACCCGATGATCGAGGCTTTCGAGCCTCAACTGCGCGGTAAACTCCAAGCGGGACAACGGCTCCGACTCGACCTCCAACCGGACCTTCCACCGGTCGAAGCCGATCCACAGCAGATCGAGCAACTGATCGGCAATTTGGTCCAAAATGCCGTCGACACCGGTGCCGACGAGCTCGAGATTCTGATCCGAACGGCATTACTCGAGCCTGACGAGGCCAAGCCGCCACCACGCGGCCTCGAGGCGCGTTGTTGGCTCGAGCTCACGATTTCGGACACCGGGCCCGGGATGCACCCGAAGCTTCACTCGCGGGCCTTCGAGCCGTTCTTTACGACACGGCGCGGACAGGGGCACAGCGGTCTGGGGCTTACGATCGTGCACGCCATCGTCGAGCAACTCAAAGGCAGCATTTTCGTCGATAGCGAACCCGGGCAGGGTGCTGTGTTCACGGTGTACTTGCCGGCCGCTGACTGGCCCGCCGAAGCCGAGGAGAATGACCAGCCTGAAGAGGCCCCTGCGATCGAGTCATCGCCGGCGACCGTGCTGCTCGTGGAAGATGAAGAGGACTTGCGCCTTCCGTTTTGCGAGGCTCTGTCCCAGCGCGGCTACAATGTGCTCGAGGCGCGCGATGTGGCGACCGCGCGTGATTTTATCAAGGAGCATGGTGACGATATCGATCTCGTCATCACCGACGTGGTGATGCCCGGAGGTAGCGGCGTCGAGTTGGTTCGTGAGTGTCTCGACCAGTTCCCGGAGGTCAAGGTCATCTTCGTGTCTGGTTATACAGCTGACGTACTCGAAGAGACCGGCGGCCAACTCGAGGTCGATTATGTGTTTTTGGCTAAGCCCGTGTCGCTTCGCCGGTTGACCTCGGCAGCCGAGCAACTATTGGCGAAGGCCGCGCGAGCCGATGAATCGCGTTCGAGTGATGGCAGGGATAAGCATGACGGCTAA
- a CDS encoding Stp1/IreP family PP2C-type Ser/Thr phosphatase: MKLICAGMTDVGKARDHNEDDFYLSEGNEALCVVADGMGGHRSGEVASAMAIKAIVEYYRETMSDTDYESETVNGEDTINLIQRRLQQAVQSANRAVFTAASDSELYRGMGTTIVSGYFTNEGVYLAHIGDSRAYRLRNGKLQQRTEDHSLANEYVRMGILAAEDIEYFPYKNVITRACGLTDEVEVDVHYEELEPGDIFLFCSDGLTDMVNDRLLEEMLAEGDDLEVLCKKLVDMANDHGGDDNITVILAKVAE, encoded by the coding sequence ATGAAGCTCATTTGTGCCGGCATGACCGACGTCGGAAAAGCCCGCGATCACAACGAAGACGACTTCTACCTTTCTGAAGGCAACGAGGCTCTCTGCGTGGTCGCTGACGGCATGGGCGGCCACCGATCCGGTGAAGTCGCCAGTGCGATGGCCATCAAGGCGATCGTCGAATATTACCGCGAAACGATGTCGGACACCGATTACGAGTCCGAGACCGTCAACGGTGAAGACACCATCAACTTGATCCAGCGTCGCCTACAGCAGGCGGTGCAATCGGCCAACCGGGCGGTCTTCACCGCGGCCTCCGACAGCGAGCTGTACCGAGGCATGGGCACGACCATCGTGTCCGGGTACTTCACCAACGAAGGGGTCTACCTGGCCCACATTGGTGACTCGCGCGCCTACCGACTGCGTAACGGCAAGCTCCAGCAACGTACCGAAGATCACTCGCTGGCCAACGAGTACGTGCGCATGGGGATTTTGGCCGCCGAGGACATCGAGTATTTCCCGTACAAGAACGTCATCACGCGTGCGTGCGGCTTGACCGACGAGGTCGAGGTCGACGTTCATTACGAAGAACTCGAGCCGGGTGACATCTTTTTGTTCTGCTCGGATGGCTTGACCGACATGGTCAACGATCGCCTCCTCGAAGAGATGCTCGCCGAAGGCGATGATCTCGAGGTGTTGTGCAAAAAGCTCGTCGACATGGCCAACGATCATGGCGGCGACGATAATATCACGGTCATTCTCGCCAAGGTCGCCGAATAG
- a CDS encoding peptidylprolyl isomerase, whose protein sequence is MMIPNTNLSAKLCALAALWMLAAAGCDSKSRGERQTPSSADEDKVAAAADVASAKTNEAAAKAKAEAPKASDLARYTADIQGSGALTATIETTLGVVKCELYEKQAPVTVANFVGLATGKKTWVDPQTGELRQNAPYYDGVEFHRVIPNFLIQAGDRTATGSSGPGYTLPDEFHPELRHDEAGVLSMANKGKPDSAGSQWFITEAPIPHLDNRHSVFGQCEDLDVVKKIARVPTGPQNRPKDPPKIESISFSRELTEAATN, encoded by the coding sequence ATGATGATTCCCAACACGAACCTCTCTGCCAAATTGTGCGCTCTGGCGGCGCTATGGATGTTGGCCGCCGCCGGGTGCGACTCGAAGTCGCGCGGCGAGCGTCAAACTCCGTCCAGCGCCGACGAAGACAAAGTCGCGGCCGCTGCTGATGTCGCATCGGCCAAGACGAACGAGGCCGCCGCCAAGGCAAAGGCCGAGGCCCCCAAAGCCAGTGATCTGGCGCGCTATACTGCCGACATCCAGGGCTCCGGCGCCTTGACGGCCACCATCGAGACCACCCTGGGAGTCGTGAAGTGCGAGCTTTATGAAAAACAGGCTCCCGTGACAGTGGCCAATTTTGTAGGCCTCGCCACTGGAAAGAAGACGTGGGTCGATCCACAGACCGGGGAGCTTCGACAAAACGCGCCGTATTACGACGGCGTCGAGTTCCACCGGGTGATTCCGAACTTCCTCATTCAGGCCGGCGACCGAACCGCCACCGGTTCGAGCGGCCCCGGCTACACCCTCCCCGACGAGTTCCATCCCGAGTTGCGCCATGACGAGGCCGGAGTGCTCAGCATGGCGAACAAAGGGAAGCCCGACAGCGCCGGCAGTCAGTGGTTCATCACCGAGGCGCCGATCCCGCACCTCGACAATCGGCATTCGGTCTTTGGCCAGTGCGAAGACCTCGATGTGGTCAAAAAGATCGCGCGCGTACCCACGGGACCGCAGAACCGTCCCAAAGATCCCCCGAAAATTGAGAGCATTAGCTTTTCGCGCGAGCTCACCGAAGCGGCGACAAACTAG